Proteins co-encoded in one Ensifer sp. PDNC004 genomic window:
- a CDS encoding cytochrome C oxidase subunit IV family protein translates to MTDRNPRQLFNTWLLLAGAVFSGMALMVVAGPATLVIAVLLGLAVVKSRFVALDFMGLRQAPSALRLGLLIWPAALVLAAAAKLVLSTALFS, encoded by the coding sequence ATGACCGATCGCAATCCCAGACAATTGTTCAACACTTGGCTTCTGCTTGCCGGAGCCGTGTTTTCGGGCATGGCGCTGATGGTGGTCGCCGGGCCGGCCACCCTCGTCATCGCCGTGTTGCTCGGGCTCGCCGTCGTCAAAAGCCGGTTCGTCGCGCTCGATTTCATGGGGCTCCGGCAGGCGCCGTCGGCCCTTCGTCTCGGCCTTTTGATCTGGCCCGCAGCGCTCGTCCTTGCCGCTGCAGCGAAGCTGGTCCTGAGCACTGCTCTCTTCAGCTGA
- a CDS encoding SCP2 domain-containing protein, whose product MTLPLAITAPLSFVAIIAIESVVQRVFARVIASHPGLFDRLADHAAKRYAFLPSDLPIGFLVEPAVPRITVHRKERAPVSDACMEGELALLLTLLEGRIDGDAVFFSRDLAVSGDMEAMLALRNALDDCEIDLPSDLADMAGPLAPLVRRAAEQIRARALGRVLKEEAPQWN is encoded by the coding sequence ATGACACTTCCGCTCGCGATCACAGCCCCCCTTAGCTTCGTTGCCATCATCGCCATCGAAAGCGTGGTGCAGCGCGTCTTTGCCCGCGTGATCGCGAGCCATCCGGGCCTCTTCGACCGTCTCGCGGATCATGCAGCCAAGCGCTACGCCTTCCTGCCGTCGGACCTGCCGATCGGCTTCCTTGTCGAACCGGCCGTGCCGCGCATCACCGTGCATCGCAAGGAGCGCGCGCCGGTTTCCGATGCCTGTATGGAAGGCGAACTCGCGCTGCTTCTGACGCTGCTCGAGGGGCGCATCGACGGCGACGCCGTCTTCTTCTCGCGCGATCTTGCCGTCAGCGGCGACATGGAGGCGATGCTGGCGCTGCGCAACGCCCTCGACGACTGCGAGATCGACCTTCCAAGCGATCTCGCCGACATGGCCGGGCCGCTGGCGCCGCTCGTGCGCCGTGCGGCAGAACAGATCCGCGCGCGGGCGCTTGGCCGCGTTCTCAAGGAGGAGGCTCCTCAATGGAACTGA
- a CDS encoding nitric oxide reductase activation protein NorD, producing MLDFLELEETVGRAWHRFVGNTRTWRRYPEEAVKLADMLPVLGVSFRGHGGEAAVQIVPARGRTSTHRLRWRQRMGLGEEKLVQPARDHASLMLPGEIDIFPTKDLNRDLYHWLVAYMATMPVDPVSETDPLRRDLALISRALETVEEVFQRFPGLRRRYRRLAEATLAERQRGALPSVEQHLENRILRLLRKTTGEADTTLPSIFPHRAPPGYLPMLPMPLWPDTLLRAETKTTRDEDVAATAGTQGTVAEVERHVAVRENPENRKGERSPFILNRFEKILAMAEMVNVDRPGDDSDDHDSKAAEELDDMTLGERKGRPSARFRFDLDLPPEAVDPTPLTAELTYPEWNYRTGQYLKDHCRVLAMPASAEAERSELTEESRSLIRRVRRQFEVLRPRHEMLRAQLDGADLDLDAVVRARTDLAAGGQGSDRIHLMSRPQVHDLAVTILVDVSLSTDSWSDNRRVLDVEKEALLILAHGLSACGDNHSILTFTSRRRDWVRVETVKAFNEAMGPLVEARIAALKPGYYTRIGAAIRHASAELRRQPNRKKLLLVLTDGKPNDIDHYEGRFALEDIRRAVTEARRSGINTFAVTVDRDAKSYVPAMFGQNGYSVVGNISRLPAALPAIYRNLVG from the coding sequence ATGCTTGATTTCCTCGAGCTCGAAGAAACCGTCGGACGGGCCTGGCACCGTTTCGTCGGCAACACCAGAACCTGGCGGCGCTATCCGGAAGAGGCGGTGAAGCTCGCCGACATGTTGCCGGTGCTCGGCGTCTCCTTTCGCGGACATGGCGGCGAGGCGGCGGTGCAGATCGTGCCCGCCCGAGGACGCACGTCGACCCATCGGCTGCGGTGGCGGCAGCGCATGGGGCTTGGCGAAGAGAAGCTCGTTCAGCCGGCGCGCGACCACGCGTCGCTGATGTTGCCGGGCGAGATCGACATCTTTCCGACGAAAGACCTGAACCGGGATCTCTATCACTGGCTCGTTGCCTATATGGCGACGATGCCGGTCGACCCCGTCAGCGAGACCGATCCGCTCCGCCGCGACCTGGCGCTGATATCGCGCGCGCTGGAAACGGTCGAGGAAGTCTTCCAGCGGTTTCCCGGCCTTAGGCGGCGCTATCGGCGCCTGGCCGAGGCGACCCTGGCCGAGCGGCAAAGGGGAGCGTTGCCGTCGGTCGAGCAACATCTCGAAAACCGTATCCTGCGCCTGTTGCGCAAGACGACCGGGGAAGCAGACACCACGCTGCCGTCCATTTTCCCTCACCGCGCGCCGCCCGGTTACCTGCCGATGCTGCCGATGCCGCTTTGGCCGGACACGCTGCTTCGGGCGGAAACGAAGACCACCCGCGACGAGGATGTCGCCGCAACGGCAGGCACGCAGGGGACGGTCGCCGAAGTCGAACGCCACGTCGCCGTGCGCGAAAATCCTGAGAACCGCAAGGGGGAGCGCAGCCCCTTCATTCTCAACCGCTTCGAGAAGATCCTCGCCATGGCCGAGATGGTCAATGTCGACCGCCCCGGCGACGACAGCGACGACCACGACAGCAAGGCTGCCGAGGAACTCGACGACATGACGCTCGGTGAGCGCAAGGGACGGCCCTCGGCGCGATTCCGTTTCGACCTCGACCTGCCGCCGGAAGCCGTCGATCCGACGCCGCTGACGGCCGAGCTGACCTATCCCGAATGGAACTACCGGACCGGGCAGTACCTCAAGGACCATTGCCGCGTGCTGGCGATGCCGGCTTCCGCTGAGGCGGAGCGGAGCGAACTGACCGAGGAAAGCCGGAGCTTGATCCGCCGGGTGCGGCGCCAGTTCGAAGTGCTGCGCCCGCGGCACGAGATGCTGCGTGCACAACTTGACGGCGCCGATCTCGATCTCGACGCGGTCGTGCGTGCCCGCACCGATCTCGCCGCCGGCGGCCAGGGCAGCGACCGTATTCATCTGATGAGCCGGCCGCAGGTGCATGATCTGGCGGTGACGATCCTCGTCGACGTGTCGCTGTCGACCGATTCCTGGTCCGACAACCGGCGGGTGCTCGATGTCGAGAAAGAGGCGCTGCTCATCCTTGCGCACGGGCTCTCGGCCTGCGGCGACAACCACTCGATCCTGACGTTTACCTCAAGGCGGCGCGACTGGGTGCGGGTCGAAACCGTGAAGGCCTTCAACGAGGCGATGGGACCGCTGGTCGAAGCGCGCATCGCGGCGCTGAAGCCGGGCTATTATACGCGCATCGGTGCTGCGATCCGGCACGCCTCGGCCGAGCTCCGACGGCAGCCGAACCGCAAGAAGCTCTTGCTTGTTCTGACCGACGGCAAGCCCAACGATATCGACCACTACGAGGGGCGTTTCGCGCTTGAAGACATCCGCCGCGCGGTCACCGAGGCCCGGCGCAGCGGCATCAACACCTTCGCCGTCACCGTCGACCGCGATGCGAAGTCCTACGTGCCCGCCATGTTCGGCCAGAACGGCTATTCCGTAGTCGGCAACA
- a CDS encoding cytochrome c oxidase subunit 3, whose translation MDARSHPIAATVEEDTTDALLLWVLVWSELAAFGILLVGFLIVGLLQPDAFAAARSHLDPLLAGINTLVLLTSGWQAALAARPRASLKQRRRALVNAALFGFAFAAIKLFEYSAEAVVAGDPQFGSFFELYFLVTGFHLLHVVFGAFVLIIVAWRPKPGNVALITTLWHVIDLVWIVMFPLVYLV comes from the coding sequence ATGGATGCCCGCAGTCATCCGATTGCCGCAACGGTGGAAGAGGACACGACGGACGCCTTGCTGCTCTGGGTGCTCGTCTGGAGTGAACTTGCCGCGTTCGGTATTCTGCTTGTCGGCTTCCTGATTGTGGGTCTTCTCCAGCCGGACGCGTTTGCCGCCGCCCGCTCGCATCTCGATCCGCTGCTTGCCGGTATCAACACGCTTGTTCTTTTGACAAGCGGCTGGCAGGCGGCCTTGGCGGCGAGGCCGAGGGCATCGCTTAAGCAGCGCAGGCGGGCGCTGGTGAATGCAGCACTTTTCGGCTTCGCCTTCGCGGCGATCAAGCTCTTCGAGTATAGCGCCGAGGCTGTCGTTGCCGGCGATCCTCAGTTCGGCTCCTTCTTCGAGCTCTATTTTCTCGTCACCGGCTTCCATCTGCTGCACGTCGTCTTCGGTGCCTTCGTGCTCATCATCGTTGCCTGGCGACCGAAACCCGGCAATGTCGCGTTGATCACCACGCTCTGGCACGTCATCGATCTGGTCTGGATCGTGATGTTCCCGCTCGTCTATCTCGTGTGA
- a CDS encoding cytochrome c, with the protein MAERLTKTGARNVFYGGSFFFFAIFVGLTAHSHYYMRTTSTDETTLTDAVARGKHVWEKNSCINCHTLLGEGAYFAPELGNVWKRFGGEADPAGARETLKAWMAAQPTGIEGRRQMPQFNLTEQELNDLADFLEWTSRIKTQNWPPNEAG; encoded by the coding sequence ATGGCAGAACGCCTCACCAAAACCGGGGCCCGTAACGTCTTTTACGGCGGGTCCTTCTTTTTCTTCGCAATCTTTGTCGGGCTGACCGCCCACAGCCACTACTACATGCGCACGACCTCGACGGACGAAACGACGCTGACCGATGCGGTCGCACGCGGCAAACACGTCTGGGAAAAGAACTCCTGTATCAACTGCCACACGCTTCTCGGCGAGGGCGCCTATTTCGCGCCCGAGCTCGGCAATGTCTGGAAGCGCTTCGGCGGCGAGGCCGATCCGGCCGGCGCCCGCGAAACGCTAAAAGCCTGGATGGCTGCCCAGCCGACCGGCATCGAGGGACGGCGGCAAATGCCGCAGTTCAATCTCACCGAACAGGAACTCAACGACCTCGCCGACTTCCTCGAATGGACGAGCCGTATCAAGACCCAGAACTGGCCGCCGAACGAGGCAGGCTAA
- a CDS encoding CbbQ/NirQ/NorQ/GpvN family protein, giving the protein MSPVQSAVSRAALDIPAYSPSGNECALFESAWVRQLPLLLKGPTGCGKTRFVSHMAAKLGLPLSTVSCHDDLAAADLTGRYLLKGGDTVWVDGPLTRAVRNGGVCYLDEIVEARKDVAVVLHPLTDDRRMLPLERTGELLEAPSSFMLIVSYNPGYQNLLKSLKPSTRQRFVAIEFDFLPRNAEISVVSQESGLLEGQVAPLVNLAHRLRALKGHDLEEGVSTRLLVYCASLIDAGMPVKDAVRAAMIEPLTDEPDVRAALLEVAGSLIA; this is encoded by the coding sequence ATGAGCCCTGTCCAATCTGCCGTCAGTCGCGCGGCACTCGATATCCCCGCCTATAGCCCCTCCGGCAATGAATGCGCGCTGTTCGAAAGCGCCTGGGTGCGGCAGCTGCCGCTCCTCTTGAAGGGACCGACCGGATGCGGCAAGACCCGCTTCGTCAGCCACATGGCGGCGAAGCTCGGCCTGCCGCTTTCGACCGTTTCCTGCCATGACGATCTGGCCGCCGCCGACCTCACCGGCCGCTATCTGCTGAAGGGCGGCGACACCGTTTGGGTCGACGGCCCCTTGACCCGCGCCGTGCGCAATGGCGGCGTCTGCTATCTCGACGAGATCGTGGAAGCCCGCAAGGACGTGGCCGTCGTCCTGCATCCACTGACCGACGACCGCCGCATGCTGCCGCTGGAGCGCACCGGCGAACTGCTCGAAGCACCATCGAGCTTCATGCTGATCGTGTCCTACAATCCCGGCTACCAAAATCTGCTGAAGAGCCTGAAGCCAAGTACAAGGCAGCGCTTCGTGGCGATCGAGTTCGATTTCCTGCCGCGCAACGCGGAGATTTCAGTCGTTTCGCAGGAGAGCGGGCTGCTGGAGGGCCAGGTGGCGCCGCTCGTTAACCTCGCGCACCGCCTGCGCGCGCTGAAGGGGCATGACCTCGAAGAAGGCGTGTCGACCCGGCTGCTCGTCTACTGTGCATCGCTCATCGATGCCGGCATGCCGGTCAAGGATGCCGTGCGCGCCGCAATGATCGAACCGCTCACCGACGAACCGGACGTGCGCGCAGCCCTTCTCGAAGTGGCCGGTTCGCTGATCGCGTGA
- a CDS encoding hemerythrin domain-containing protein gives MSLCDRLETLADSIPRRIDLTSCRVILTELPEKLRRVHALEEMILFPAVEIQRSDDGRYALIARLRAEHDQDDRAAVELVRVLKAVLDNRPSLSWDAIGYMLRGFFETVRRHIATERLLLWRHA, from the coding sequence TTGTCCCTGTGTGATCGCCTCGAGACGCTGGCCGATTCCATCCCGCGCCGCATCGACCTGACGAGCTGCCGCGTGATCCTGACGGAGCTGCCGGAAAAGCTCAGGCGCGTCCACGCGCTGGAGGAAATGATCCTGTTTCCAGCAGTCGAAATTCAGCGGTCAGACGACGGTCGTTACGCCTTGATCGCACGGCTGCGCGCCGAGCATGACCAGGACGATCGGGCAGCCGTCGAGCTGGTACGTGTGCTGAAGGCGGTTCTCGACAACAGGCCATCGCTCAGCTGGGATGCGATCGGCTACATGCTACGGGGCTTCTTCGAAACTGTTCGCCGCCATATCGCAACGGAACGCCTGCTTCTCTGGCGCCATGCGTGA
- a CDS encoding NnrU family protein produces MTYFLLAFAVFLLLHLVPAWPALRQGLIDRLGRSTYFAVYSLLSVLALVFVFHAALQLDFIPLWEPAAWQAWVTFVLAPLGIFLVLAGLFSENALSISIYQGNERPGAIVAITRHPVLWGFLLWAAGHIVPNGDLRALVLFGGFALFSVGGFFMLEKRARRRLGESWQAASKGTSVWPFAAIIRGESRLRADPVMIIAAFATVAIAVWLLLGGHEVLFSADPLLQATLS; encoded by the coding sequence ATGACCTATTTTCTCCTCGCCTTCGCCGTCTTCCTGCTTCTCCATCTGGTGCCGGCCTGGCCGGCGTTACGCCAGGGCCTGATCGACCGGCTCGGTCGCTCGACCTATTTCGCGGTCTATTCGCTTCTGTCGGTGCTTGCTCTCGTCTTCGTCTTTCACGCGGCCCTTCAGCTCGATTTCATCCCGCTCTGGGAGCCGGCGGCCTGGCAGGCCTGGGTGACCTTCGTCCTGGCGCCGCTTGGTATCTTTCTCGTGCTGGCCGGCCTCTTCAGCGAGAATGCACTGTCGATCTCCATCTATCAGGGAAACGAACGGCCGGGCGCCATCGTTGCTATCACCCGCCACCCGGTGCTTTGGGGCTTCCTGCTCTGGGCCGCCGGTCACATCGTGCCCAACGGCGACCTGCGCGCATTGGTGCTTTTCGGCGGTTTCGCGTTGTTTTCCGTCGGTGGTTTCTTCATGCTTGAAAAGCGTGCCCGCCGACGTTTGGGCGAGAGCTGGCAAGCCGCCTCGAAGGGCACGTCAGTGTGGCCCTTTGCAGCGATCATCCGGGGAGAAAGCCGTTTGCGGGCCGATCCTGTGATGATCATCGCCGCCTTTGCCACCGTCGCGATTGCCGTGTGGCTGCTGCTTGGCGGTCACGAGGTCCTGTTCAGCGCCGATCCGCTGCTTCAGGCCACCCTCTCCTAG
- a CDS encoding nitric-oxide reductase large subunit: MKYQTQKVAMLYFYGALGLFLAQVLFGVLAGTIYVLPNTLSELLPFNIVRMVHTNALIVWLLMGFMGATYYLLPEEAETELYSTKIAVAQFWIFLIAAAVAVVGYLLHIHEGREFLEQPFAIKVGIVIVALMFLYNITLTVLKGRKTTVTNILIFGLWGVAIFFLFAFYNPINLALDKMYWWYVVHLWVEGVWELIMASVLAFLMIKLNGIDREVVEKWLYVIVGLALFSGILGTGHHYYWIGAPGYWQWIGSLFSTLEVAPFFTMVVFTFVMTWKAGRKHPNRAALLWSIGCSVMAFFGAGVWGFLHTLSSVNYYTHGTQVTAAHGHLAFFGAYVMLNLAVMAYAIPEIRGRAPYNQWLSMVSFWIMCTAMSVMTFALTFAGVLQAHLQRVLGESYMDVQDQLALFYWIRLGSGAVVLISALMFIWAVLMPGRERSEKLAGVVQPAE; encoded by the coding sequence ATGAAATATCAAACCCAAAAGGTCGCGATGCTCTATTTCTACGGAGCGCTCGGCCTGTTCCTCGCCCAGGTGCTGTTCGGCGTGCTTGCCGGTACCATTTACGTCCTGCCCAACACGCTCTCCGAGCTGCTGCCCTTCAACATCGTGCGCATGGTCCACACCAACGCGCTGATCGTCTGGCTGCTCATGGGCTTCATGGGCGCGACCTACTACCTGCTGCCGGAAGAAGCCGAAACCGAACTCTACAGCACGAAGATCGCCGTCGCGCAGTTCTGGATCTTCCTGATCGCCGCGGCTGTCGCCGTCGTCGGCTATCTCCTGCACATCCACGAGGGGCGCGAATTCCTCGAGCAGCCCTTCGCGATCAAGGTGGGCATCGTCATCGTCGCGCTGATGTTCCTCTACAACATCACGCTGACGGTGCTGAAAGGCCGCAAGACGACCGTCACCAACATCCTGATCTTCGGGCTCTGGGGTGTGGCGATCTTCTTCCTCTTCGCCTTCTACAATCCGATCAACCTGGCGCTCGACAAGATGTACTGGTGGTACGTCGTCCACCTCTGGGTCGAAGGCGTCTGGGAACTGATCATGGCATCGGTGCTCGCCTTCCTGATGATCAAGCTCAACGGCATCGACCGTGAGGTCGTCGAAAAGTGGCTCTATGTCATCGTCGGCCTGGCGCTCTTCTCCGGCATCCTCGGCACGGGCCACCACTATTACTGGATCGGTGCACCGGGTTACTGGCAATGGATCGGTTCGCTGTTCTCGACGCTGGAAGTGGCCCCCTTCTTCACCATGGTGGTCTTCACCTTCGTGATGACCTGGAAGGCCGGCCGCAAGCATCCGAACCGCGCAGCCCTGCTCTGGTCGATCGGCTGCTCGGTCATGGCCTTCTTCGGCGCCGGCGTCTGGGGCTTCCTGCACACGCTGTCTTCGGTGAACTACTACACCCATGGCACCCAGGTGACCGCGGCCCACGGACACCTCGCGTTCTTCGGCGCCTATGTGATGCTGAACCTCGCGGTCATGGCCTACGCCATCCCGGAAATCCGCGGCCGTGCGCCCTATAACCAGTGGCTGTCGATGGTGAGCTTCTGGATCATGTGCACCGCCATGTCGGTCATGACCTTCGCGCTCACCTTCGCCGGTGTCCTCCAGGCGCACCTGCAGCGCGTGCTCGGCGAAAGCTACATGGACGTCCAGGACCAGCTGGCGCTGTTCTACTGGATCCGCCTCGGCTCGGGTGCCGTCGTCCTGATCTCGGCGCTGATGTTCATCTGGGCGGTTCTGATGCCCGGCCGCGAGCGCAGCGAGAAGCTCGCCGGCGTCGTTCAGCCTGCCGAATGA
- a CDS encoding UbiD family decarboxylase, whose protein sequence is MNRTFRPSKGFATLQDFVETLEREGDLKRISRPVSLVHEVTEIHRRALAADGPALLFERPVDATGAAQPIRLLTNLFGSERRIERGFGLMPGGLDGLASDLAELRDPRAPQSLRDAWDRLPLLRSAMYMRPRKVTRALCQEVVWRDHEIDLARLPVQWCWPGEPAPLITWPLVITRAPDDPLDVNVGIYRMQVLGPDRAIVRWLAHRGGARHHRLWQRLGQDMPIAVVVGADPATILSAVMPLPDGLSELNFAGLLRRGRTQLVNAKTVPLSVPANAEIVLEGTVSASETAEEGPYGDHTGYYNSVEPFPVMRLSAITMRRNPLYLSTYTGRPPDEPSRLGEAMNRLFVPLVRKQFPEISDLFLPPEACSYRAMVVSIDKRYPGQAKRVMMGLWSVLPQFSYTKLIIAVDPDIDVRNWSDVMWALATRFDASRDMTVIEGTPIDYLDFASPRSGLGGKLGLDATNKIGTETDREWGRVLAMSPEVIGQVDAMWAGLGLGGLTR, encoded by the coding sequence ATGAACAGGACCTTTCGCCCGTCCAAGGGCTTTGCAACGCTTCAGGATTTTGTCGAAACGCTTGAGCGCGAAGGCGATCTGAAACGGATTTCGCGGCCGGTTTCGCTGGTGCACGAGGTGACCGAAATCCACCGCCGCGCGCTTGCCGCCGACGGGCCGGCGCTTCTCTTCGAGCGGCCGGTCGATGCGACGGGCGCCGCACAGCCGATCCGGCTTCTGACCAATCTCTTCGGGTCGGAGCGCCGGATCGAGCGTGGTTTCGGCCTGATGCCGGGTGGGCTCGATGGCCTTGCCTCAGATCTTGCAGAACTGCGCGATCCGCGAGCGCCGCAGTCGCTGCGTGACGCCTGGGATCGCCTCCCGCTGCTCCGATCGGCGATGTATATGCGGCCGCGAAAGGTAACGCGTGCACTCTGTCAGGAGGTCGTCTGGCGCGATCACGAAATCGACCTCGCGCGCCTGCCGGTTCAATGGTGCTGGCCGGGTGAGCCGGCGCCGTTGATTACCTGGCCGCTGGTGATCACGCGCGCGCCGGATGATCCCCTCGATGTCAATGTCGGGATCTATCGCATGCAGGTGCTGGGGCCCGATCGTGCCATCGTGCGCTGGCTCGCCCACCGCGGCGGCGCCCGTCACCATCGCCTGTGGCAACGCCTGGGGCAGGACATGCCGATCGCGGTCGTCGTCGGAGCCGACCCGGCGACGATTCTTTCTGCGGTCATGCCGCTGCCCGATGGCTTGAGCGAATTGAATTTCGCAGGGCTGCTTCGGCGCGGCAGGACGCAACTCGTCAACGCGAAGACCGTGCCGCTTTCGGTGCCGGCCAATGCGGAGATCGTGCTGGAGGGCACGGTCTCAGCGAGCGAGACCGCGGAGGAGGGCCCCTATGGCGACCATACCGGCTATTACAATTCGGTGGAGCCGTTCCCCGTCATGCGTCTGTCGGCGATCACCATGCGTCGGAATCCGCTCTATCTTTCCACCTACACCGGCCGACCGCCGGACGAGCCTTCGCGGCTTGGAGAGGCGATGAACAGGCTGTTTGTGCCACTGGTTCGCAAGCAGTTTCCGGAGATATCCGATCTCTTTCTGCCGCCTGAAGCCTGCTCCTACAGAGCCATGGTCGTTTCGATCGACAAGCGCTATCCCGGGCAGGCCAAGCGCGTGATGATGGGGCTTTGGTCTGTCCTGCCGCAGTTCAGCTACACCAAGCTGATCATCGCCGTCGATCCGGATATCGACGTGCGCAACTGGTCCGACGTGATGTGGGCGCTTGCGACCCGCTTTGATGCCAGCCGCGACATGACCGTGATCGAGGGCACGCCGATCGACTATCTCGACTTCGCGTCGCCGCGATCCGGCCTCGGCGGCAAGCTCGGGCTCGACGCCACCAACAAAATTGGCACCGAGACCGACCGCGAATGGGGGCGTGTTCTGGCGATGTCACCCGAGGTCATTGGCCAGGTCGATGCGATGTGGGCCGGTCTCGGACTTGGAGGGCTGACCCGATGA
- a CDS encoding UbiX family flavin prenyltransferase: MNRLKIVLGVTGASGATIAVRIAERLSEIEGVELHLVLSPAAHRTLAHEVGADALPSLLRLAARTYDHGNIGATIASGSFSTAGMIVAPCSMRTLAAISAGMADNLVVRAADVHLKERRRLVLMARETPLHLGHLRNMCAVTEMGAIIMPPVPAFYHRPESVAAIVDHLAARAIDLLALPITPQAMAWQGEDQKSS, from the coding sequence ATGAACCGGTTGAAGATCGTCCTCGGCGTCACCGGCGCTTCGGGCGCGACGATTGCCGTTCGCATCGCCGAGCGGCTCAGCGAAATCGAAGGCGTCGAGCTGCATCTGGTCCTGTCGCCGGCGGCGCATCGCACGCTCGCACACGAGGTCGGCGCAGACGCTCTTCCATCCCTGCTGCGTCTGGCCGCGCGGACCTATGACCACGGCAATATCGGCGCGACGATTGCGAGCGGGTCGTTTTCGACGGCCGGCATGATCGTCGCGCCGTGCTCCATGCGCACACTTGCGGCGATCTCTGCCGGCATGGCCGATAACCTCGTGGTACGGGCAGCCGACGTGCATCTGAAGGAGCGGCGCAGGCTGGTGCTGATGGCACGCGAGACACCGCTGCATCTCGGTCACCTGCGCAATATGTGCGCCGTCACGGAAATGGGGGCGATCATCATGCCGCCGGTGCCGGCCTTCTATCATCGGCCTGAGAGCGTCGCGGCCATCGTCGACCATCTGGCGGCCCGAGCGATCGACCTGCTGGCACTGCCGATCACCCCGCAGGCTATGGCCTGGCAGGGTGAGGACCAAAAATCATCGTGA